The Hymenobacter psoromatis genome contains a region encoding:
- a CDS encoding oxidoreductase produces the protein MKTALVTGASSGIGKATAVLLAQNGYHVYGAARRTEKMEELKKYGIKPISLDVTKEESLAGCVEQILKEAGSIDILVNSAGSSNFSALEDTPISDAKSQFELNLFGVARLIQLVLPAMRKNKYGKIVNISSVNGKFSLAMSGWYSASKFALEGLSDALRNEVKQFGIDVIVIEPGGTKTEIAALSSDYLMRVSGNTVYKELANKVNNSFYSPETVKCYPEPILVAKLVKQGIEVNTPRTRYVGGAMMKFTLLLKRFLSDKMFDKMINSQLK, from the coding sequence ATGAAAACAGCATTGGTTACAGGGGCTTCGTCAGGAATAGGAAAAGCAACCGCCGTTTTATTGGCGCAGAACGGCTACCATGTGTATGGTGCTGCACGAAGAACAGAGAAAATGGAGGAGTTGAAAAAATACGGTATTAAGCCGATTTCATTGGACGTTACCAAAGAAGAAAGCCTCGCCGGGTGTGTTGAACAAATTTTGAAAGAAGCAGGAAGCATAGACATTTTAGTTAACAGCGCAGGCTCAAGTAATTTTAGTGCTTTGGAAGATACGCCTATTTCTGATGCAAAATCCCAATTTGAGTTAAATTTGTTTGGTGTGGCCCGATTGATACAATTGGTGTTACCTGCTATGCGAAAAAACAAGTATGGAAAAATTGTAAATATTTCATCTGTCAACGGAAAATTTAGTCTTGCCATGAGTGGATGGTATAGCGCAAGTAAATTTGCCTTAGAGGGTTTAAGCGATGCGCTTCGCAATGAAGTAAAACAATTTGGCATTGATGTCATTGTAATCGAACCGGGCGGCACCAAAACGGAAATAGCAGCCCTATCAAGTGACTACCTGATGCGTGTTTCCGGCAACACAGTGTACAAGGAATTGGCAAACAAGGTAAATAACAGTTTCTACAGCCCGGAAACAGTGAAATGCTATCCCGAACCTATTTTAGTTGCTAAACTCGTTAAACAGGGTATAGAAGTAAATACTCCCAGAACACGGTATGTGGGCGGTGCTATGATGAAGTTTACCCTGTTACTAAAAAGGTTTTTGTCAGACAAAATGTTTGACAAAATGATAAACAGCCAATTGAAATAA